The Buchnera aphidicola (Sitobion avenae) genome contains a region encoding:
- the argC gene encoding N-acetyl-gamma-glutamyl-phosphate reductase produces the protein MLNVLIVGASGYAGAELVNYINCHTFANLKKIFVSKNSLDIGKLFSDVHPQFKNIIDLRFEAISESFLIENNIDAVFLATDHDVSHSLVPSFLSAGCVVFDLSAAYRMKNSTIYLKYYNFIHQHKELLKNSVYGLAEWKEKKIKKANLIAVPGCYATCIQLALKPLIKENVLCRANMPIINAISGVSGAGRKANLNNSFCEVSLQPYNVFTHRHTPEIIEKLGVPVLFIPHLGSFPRGIIATITCKLNSCIKTVDMYNIFYKFYGKKPLIRIYEKYLPSIKAVEKQPFCDIGFIIKDNYMVIVTAEDNLLKGAAAQAIQCFNIRFGFSETESIL, from the coding sequence ATGTTGAATGTGTTAATTGTTGGTGCTAGTGGATATGCTGGTGCAGAATTAGTCAATTATATAAATTGTCATACGTTCGCTAACTTAAAAAAAATATTTGTCTCAAAAAATAGTTTAGATATAGGTAAATTATTTTCAGATGTTCATCCACAATTTAAAAATATTATAGATTTACGATTTGAAGCCATAAGTGAATCTTTTTTAATTGAAAATAATATTGATGCAGTTTTTTTGGCAACAGATCATGATGTTAGTCATTCTTTAGTTCCTTCTTTTTTATCTGCGGGTTGTGTTGTTTTTGATCTTTCTGCAGCTTATAGAATGAAAAATAGTACTATATATTTAAAGTATTATAATTTTATTCATCAGCATAAAGAACTTTTAAAAAACTCTGTTTATGGATTGGCAGAATGGAAAGAAAAAAAAATAAAAAAAGCAAATTTAATTGCAGTACCTGGATGTTATGCCACTTGCATTCAATTAGCTTTAAAACCTCTTATAAAAGAAAACGTTCTTTGTCGTGCAAATATGCCAATTATTAATGCTATTAGTGGTGTTAGCGGTGCTGGTAGAAAAGCTAATTTAAATAATAGCTTTTGTGAAGTAAGTTTGCAACCATATAATGTTTTTACCCATCGCCATACTCCTGAAATTATAGAAAAGTTAGGTGTTCCAGTACTTTTTATTCCCCATTTAGGTTCTTTTCCAAGAGGTATAATTGCTACTATTACATGTAAATTAAACTCTTGTATCAAGACAGTTGATATGTATAACATTTTTTATAAATTTTATGGTAAGAAACCATTAATTCGCATATATGAAAAATATTTACCAAGTATTAAGGCGGTTGAAAAGCAACCATTTTGTGATATTGGATTTATAATTAAGGATAACTATATGGTAATTGTAACAGCTGAAGATAATTTGTTAAAGGGCGCAGCTGCTCAGGCAATACAGTGTTTTAATATTCGTTTTGGTTTTTCTGAAACAGAATCAATTCTTTAA
- the argE gene encoding acetylornithine deacetylase, with the protein MKKKIPDFIEVYKSLIKIPTISSHNKSLDQSNKSFIDLLSNYFYDLNFSIKNYQIPHTNKFNMLASIGSGNGGLLLSGHSDTVDFDENTWTKDPFTLTQNDNKFYGLGTVDMKGFFAFVLDVISSINTKKITKPIYILATANEETDMSGAKNFAQSTTIKPDCIIIGEPTSLKLINAHKGHVSYSIKVIGDTGHSSNSNHGINSIEIMCNIIKSLLLLKKYFKEQYQHQDFSIPYPTMNLSSIHGGHAINRICSLCVLNFEIRPIPGLTLTQIKILIKEKLESIIKKWSNRIIIEKLFSSVPAYKCSYKNNTIKIVEKLCQLNSQAVNYCTEAPFLQKIAPTLILGPGSIEQAHQPDEYLECHFIQPTINIITKLIHKFCY; encoded by the coding sequence ATGAAAAAAAAAATACCTGATTTTATTGAAGTTTACAAATCACTAATTAAAATTCCTACGATTAGCAGCCATAATAAATCCCTGGATCAAAGCAATAAAAGTTTTATCGATTTATTATCTAATTACTTTTATGATTTAAATTTTTCAATAAAAAATTATCAAATTCCTCATACTAACAAATTTAATATGTTAGCTTCTATTGGTTCAGGAAATGGAGGACTACTATTATCTGGACATTCAGATACTGTAGACTTTGATGAAAATACATGGACAAAAGATCCCTTTACATTAACTCAAAATGATAATAAATTTTATGGATTAGGAACAGTAGATATGAAAGGTTTTTTTGCTTTTGTATTAGATGTAATATCTTCTATTAATACAAAAAAAATAACTAAACCAATTTATATCCTTGCCACTGCCAATGAAGAAACAGATATGTCTGGAGCTAAAAATTTTGCACAATCTACTACTATTAAACCAGATTGTATAATAATTGGCGAACCAACATCTTTAAAATTAATTAACGCGCATAAAGGCCATGTGTCATATTCAATTAAAGTCATTGGTGACACTGGACATTCTAGTAATTCTAACCATGGTATTAATAGTATTGAAATTATGTGCAATATTATTAAATCTTTATTACTTTTAAAAAAATATTTTAAAGAACAATATCAACATCAAGATTTTTCTATTCCATATCCAACTATGAATTTATCTTCTATACATGGAGGTCATGCAATTAATCGCATTTGTTCTTTATGTGTATTAAACTTTGAAATACGACCTATACCAGGTTTGACTCTAACGCAAATTAAAATTTTAATTAAAGAAAAATTAGAATCAATTATAAAAAAATGGTCTAATCGTATAATTATAGAAAAACTTTTTTCTTCTGTTCCTGCTTATAAATGTTCTTATAAAAATAATACTATTAAAATAGTAGAAAAACTGTGTCAATTAAATAGTCAAGCAGTTAATTACTGTACAGAAGCACCTTTTCTTCAAAAAATTGCACCAACTTTAATATTAGGACCAGGTTCGATTGAACAAGCACATCAACCAGATGAATATTTAGAATGCCATTTTATTCAACCTACTATAAATATTATTACTAAATTAATACATAAATTTTGTTATTAA
- the argH gene encoding argininosuccinate lyase, whose protein sequence is MALWGGRFINNSHKLFKEFNASLSFDYILAEEDIIASIAWSKTLVKSNIITKTEQITIESALLEILTEVKDNIKNILSSNCEDIHSWVEEQLINKIGSLGKKLHTGRSRNDQITTDLKLWCRKQVNLLLENLIELQKTFIFIADSNHDTIMPGYTHLQRAQPITFAYWCLAYVEMLRRDVSRLKDVLKRLNISPLGSGALSGTAWNIDREELALSMGFDSATNNGLDSVSDRDYIVELLSCASISMMHLSRFSEDVIFFNSGEANFIELSDSITSGSSLMPQKKNPDALEIIRSKCGRVHGSLISILVILKSLPLSYNKDMQEDKEGLFDSIKTWNDCLRIAILVLKNIKIKRKSCRKAAEEGYSNATEIADYLVKKGVTFREAHNISGQLVLRAISEKKSLNDLELSIFKTYSNLIENDIYGNITLESCLQKRLSKGGVAPSQVYQEIIKAKKRLNIF, encoded by the coding sequence ATGGCACTTTGGGGTGGACGATTTATTAACAATTCTCATAAATTATTTAAAGAATTTAATGCATCTTTATCTTTTGATTATATTTTAGCAGAAGAAGATATAATTGCTTCGATTGCTTGGTCTAAAACTTTAGTGAAAAGCAACATTATTACTAAAACAGAACAAATAACAATAGAATCTGCACTCCTTGAAATTCTAACAGAAGTTAAAGATAACATAAAAAATATTCTTTCAAGCAATTGTGAAGACATTCATAGTTGGGTTGAGGAGCAACTGATTAATAAAATTGGTTCATTAGGAAAAAAATTACATACTGGTCGCAGTAGAAATGATCAAATTACCACCGATTTAAAATTATGGTGTAGAAAACAAGTTAATCTTTTATTGGAAAATCTTATCGAGTTGCAAAAAACTTTTATTTTCATAGCAGATTCTAATCATGATACTATTATGCCAGGATATACACATTTACAAAGGGCTCAACCTATTACCTTTGCTTATTGGTGTTTGGCTTATGTTGAAATGTTAAGACGTGATGTCAGTCGTTTAAAAGATGTTTTAAAACGATTAAATATAAGTCCTCTTGGTTCTGGTGCTCTTTCTGGAACAGCGTGGAATATTGATCGTGAAGAATTGGCTTTATCGATGGGGTTTGATTCTGCAACTAATAATGGACTAGATAGTGTTTCTGATAGAGATTATATAGTTGAACTATTGTCATGTGCATCAATTAGTATGATGCATTTATCACGATTTTCTGAAGATGTAATTTTTTTTAATTCTGGTGAAGCTAATTTTATCGAATTATCGGATTCTATTACATCAGGTTCATCGTTAATGCCTCAAAAAAAAAATCCAGACGCATTAGAGATAATTCGTTCTAAATGTGGTCGTGTTCATGGTTCTTTGATTTCTATTTTAGTGATTTTAAAATCTCTTCCTTTATCATATAATAAAGATATGCAAGAAGATAAAGAAGGTTTATTTGATTCAATAAAAACTTGGAATGATTGTTTGCGCATAGCAATTTTGGTTTTAAAAAATATCAAAATAAAAAGAAAATCATGTCGTAAAGCTGCGGAAGAAGGCTATTCTAATGCAACAGAGATTGCAGATTATTTAGTAAAGAAAGGAGTAACGTTTCGTGAGGCACATAATATATCTGGTCAATTAGTATTGCGTGCAATTAGTGAAAAAAAGTCTTTAAATGATTTAGAATTATCTATATTTAAAACTTATAGCAATCTTATTGAAAATGACATATATGGAAATATTACTTTAGAATCTTGTCTTCAAAAAAGGTTATCAAAAGGAGGTGTTGCACCATCTCAAGTTTATCAAGAAATTATAAAAGCAAAAAAAAGATTAAATATTTTTTAA
- the metF gene encoding methylenetetrahydrofolate reductase, translating to MNIPSVYHKDIINQKLENIRNSVECSFEFFPPKNSSLEKNLWCSVKRLSALKPKFFSVTYGANAGEREKTYNVVKKIQEKTGIVTAAHLTCIDSTPDKLEKIAKNYWNNGIKSIVALRGDTSEKNYKHTMYALDLVILLKKIADFDISVAAYPELHPESKNSKLDIINLKEKIDAGASRAITQFFFNIDSYLRFRENCIKNKINVEIIPGILPVCNFKQLQRFSNMTNVQIPKWMFEIFNGLDNDIVTQKIIGSSIAIDMVKKLSSEGVKNFHFYTLNESDITYSICHILGL from the coding sequence ATGAATATTCCTTCTGTATATCATAAAGATATAATAAATCAAAAATTAGAAAATATTCGCAATAGTGTGGAGTGTTCTTTTGAATTTTTTCCACCTAAAAACTCTTCTTTAGAAAAAAATTTATGGTGCTCTGTAAAACGTCTAAGTGCATTAAAACCAAAATTTTTTTCTGTAACTTACGGTGCAAATGCTGGTGAACGTGAAAAAACATATAATGTTGTAAAAAAAATACAAGAAAAAACAGGTATTGTTACAGCAGCTCATTTGACTTGTATTGATTCTACACCTGATAAGTTAGAAAAAATAGCAAAAAATTATTGGAACAATGGAATTAAAAGCATTGTCGCATTAAGAGGAGACACATCAGAAAAAAACTATAAACATACTATGTATGCTTTAGATTTAGTTATTTTATTAAAAAAAATTGCTGATTTTGATATTTCTGTAGCTGCTTATCCTGAATTACATCCAGAATCAAAGAATTCCAAATTAGATATTATTAATTTAAAAGAAAAAATTGATGCTGGTGCAAGTCGGGCAATTACTCAATTCTTTTTTAATATTGATAGTTATTTACGTTTTCGAGAGAATTGTATTAAAAATAAGATAAATGTTGAAATTATACCAGGTATTTTACCTGTTTGTAATTTCAAGCAACTTCAACGTTTTTCAAATATGACGAACGTTCAAATTCCTAAATGGATGTTCGAAATATTTAATGGACTAGATAATGATATAGTTACACAAAAAATTATAGGTTCTAGTATAGCAATAGATATGGTAAAAAAATTGTCATCTGAAGGAGTAAAGAATTTTCATTTTTACACTTTAAATGAGTCTGATATTACTTATTCAATTTGTCATATTTTAGGTTTGTAA
- the argB gene encoding acetylglutamate kinase — protein MNPLVIKLGGVLLESDNAMVNFFEALVDYQKSYKRHMLIIHGGGRLIDNLMKKLSLPVIKKNGLRITPSEHINVITGALAGTANKTLLAWALKYKINAVGLCLADGNSVTVEKLDQDLGHVGKATPGSPLFLTKLFEQGILPIISSIGITYDGLLMNVNADLAATALATTLKAHLVLLSDISSILDGKGQRIKEVNTVQAEQLIAQGIITNGMIVKVNAALEAARILHRPVDIASWQNAEELKLLFNGINIGTRVFL, from the coding sequence ATAAACCCTTTAGTTATTAAATTAGGTGGAGTTCTTTTAGAAAGTGATAATGCTATGGTGAATTTTTTTGAAGCTTTAGTAGATTATCAGAAATCCTATAAACGTCATATGTTAATAATTCATGGAGGAGGTCGTTTAATTGATAATTTAATGAAAAAACTCTCTTTACCAGTTATAAAAAAAAATGGATTACGTATTACTCCATCTGAACATATTAATGTTATTACAGGCGCATTAGCTGGAACTGCTAATAAAACTTTACTTGCATGGGCATTAAAATATAAGATAAATGCTGTTGGATTATGTTTAGCAGATGGAAATAGTGTTACTGTAGAAAAGTTAGATCAAGATTTAGGTCATGTTGGAAAAGCAACACCAGGTTCGCCGTTATTTTTAACAAAACTCTTTGAACAAGGCATTTTACCAATTATTAGTTCTATAGGTATTACTTATGATGGCTTATTAATGAATGTAAATGCTGATTTAGCAGCAACAGCATTGGCAACTACTTTGAAAGCTCATTTAGTTTTATTATCTGATATTAGTTCTATATTAGATGGAAAAGGACAAAGAATTAAAGAAGTTAATACTGTTCAAGCAGAACAATTGATTGCTCAAGGAATTATTACTAATGGTATGATTGTGAAAGTAAATGCAGCTTTAGAAGCTGCGCGGATTTTACATAGACCAGTAGATATAGCTAGTTGGCAAAACGCAGAGGAATTGAAATTATTGTTTAATGGTATAAATATTGGTACCCGTGTCTTTTTATAA
- the cysE gene encoding serine O-acetyltransferase, with the protein MYVLEISKIWNTILYEVTLLLKKEPILSDFYKNSVLQHQSLISSLSYILANKLSTSLISEKTIQSVFYDIYVNNSSILNFLVRDIKAVLQRDPAVKDYLTPLLYLKGFHALEAYRISHYLWNIKKQSLSIYLQSRISSEFSVDIHPAAYIGSGVMLDHATGIVIGESVIIEDDVSIFHSVTLGGTGKNFSKNRHPTIRKGVIIGAGAKILGNIEVGLGAKIGAGSIVLKNVPSYATVVGVPAKIVNKLDRKRYSSQKRKIIYHA; encoded by the coding sequence ATGTATGTTTTAGAAATATCAAAAATATGGAATACAATACTTTATGAGGTTACTTTATTATTGAAAAAAGAACCAATTTTATCAGATTTTTATAAAAATAGTGTATTGCAACATCAAAGTTTAATTAGTTCTTTAAGCTACATCTTAGCAAATAAATTATCTACATCTCTTATTTCTGAAAAGACGATTCAAAGTGTATTTTATGATATTTATGTAAATAATTCTTCTATATTAAATTTTTTAGTGCGAGATATTAAAGCGGTATTACAACGAGATCCAGCAGTCAAAGATTATTTGACTCCTTTACTTTATTTAAAAGGTTTTCACGCATTAGAAGCTTATAGAATAAGTCATTATCTTTGGAATATAAAAAAACAATCATTATCTATATACTTGCAAAGCAGAATCTCTTCTGAGTTTTCAGTTGATATTCATCCCGCTGCATATATTGGATCTGGTGTAATGCTTGATCATGCAACTGGTATTGTTATTGGAGAAAGTGTAATTATAGAAGATGATGTATCAATTTTCCATTCAGTTACTTTAGGAGGAACTGGTAAAAATTTTAGTAAAAATAGACATCCAACGATTCGAAAAGGAGTTATTATAGGTGCTGGAGCAAAAATATTAGGGAATATTGAAGTAGGTTTAGGAGCAAAAATAGGTGCAGGTTCAATAGTTTTAAAAAATGTTCCTTCATATGCAACAGTTGTTGGAGTACCAGCTAAAATTGTTAATAAATTAGACAGAAAAAGATATTCTTCTCAAAAAAGAAAAATAATTTATCATGCATAA
- a CDS encoding argininosuccinate synthase, with amino-acid sequence MIRKKNNKIVLAYSGGLDTSAIIPWLKENYDFEVIAFVADIGQSKEDLSGIEKKSLESGASSCHVFDLKEEYIENYVYPVLKTGALYEGSYLLGTAMARPVIAKKQVELALNIGASSLCHGATGKGNDQVRFEMAYAALAPDLNVIAPWREWNLNSRESLLKYLHERNIPITATLEKIYSKDENAWHISTEGGLLENPWNQSNEDCWNWTVDPEDAPEKPEYVLLGIKEGCVISVNNKKLNPLKCVEVLNDLGSKHGIGRIDIVENRLIGMKSRGCYETPGGTIITTAIKAIEQLVLDRESFHWRTKLGLEMSSVIYDGRWFSPIRKSIQAAANSLASEITGEVILKLYKGNAIAVQKKSPNSLYSEEYATFGKDQVYNQSDADGFIRLFSLSSRIRAKNKLK; translated from the coding sequence ATGATTAGAAAAAAAAACAATAAAATTGTTTTAGCATATTCTGGTGGTTTAGATACTTCAGCAATTATTCCATGGCTTAAGGAAAACTATGATTTTGAAGTTATTGCTTTTGTAGCCGACATAGGACAATCTAAAGAAGATTTAAGTGGAATTGAAAAAAAATCGTTAGAGTCTGGTGCATCCAGTTGTCATGTTTTTGATTTAAAAGAAGAATATATAGAAAATTATGTCTATCCTGTTTTGAAAACTGGCGCGTTATATGAAGGGAGCTATTTATTAGGAACAGCTATGGCTAGACCTGTTATTGCAAAAAAACAAGTAGAGCTAGCATTGAACATTGGAGCAAGTTCATTATGTCATGGTGCTACTGGAAAAGGTAATGATCAAGTTCGATTTGAAATGGCTTACGCAGCATTAGCTCCAGATTTAAATGTAATTGCACCATGGCGTGAATGGAATCTTAATTCGAGAGAATCATTGTTAAAATATTTACATGAAAGAAATATCCCTATAACAGCAACATTAGAAAAAATATATAGTAAAGATGAAAATGCCTGGCATATTTCAACAGAAGGAGGTTTACTTGAGAATCCTTGGAATCAGTCTAATGAAGATTGCTGGAATTGGACAGTAGATCCAGAAGATGCTCCAGAAAAACCTGAGTATGTTTTATTGGGAATAAAAGAAGGTTGCGTAATATCTGTTAATAATAAAAAATTAAACCCATTGAAATGTGTAGAAGTATTAAATGATTTGGGTTCCAAACATGGAATTGGTAGAATTGATATTGTTGAAAATAGATTAATTGGGATGAAATCTAGAGGATGCTATGAAACGCCAGGCGGTACTATTATTACAACAGCTATAAAAGCAATTGAACAGTTGGTATTAGATCGTGAAAGTTTTCACTGGAGAACAAAGTTAGGTTTGGAAATGTCATCTGTTATTTATGATGGACGCTGGTTTTCTCCGATAAGAAAATCTATACAGGCAGCAGCGAATTCATTAGCGTCTGAAATAACTGGAGAGGTTATATTAAAATTATATAAAGGTAACGCAATAGCTGTTCAAAAAAAATCTCCTAATTCATTATACTCCGAGGAATATGCTACTTTTGGTAAAGATCAAGTTTATAATCAATCTGATGCAGATGGTTTTATTCGTCTTTTTTCTCTTTCTTCAAGAATACGTGCAAAAAATAAATTAAAATAG
- the secE gene encoding preprotein translocase subunit SecE: MNKNNQNRNKSKVLEKIKWLSISIFFIISFFINYYFYKTQLFIRMFMISFFILCAITTFIYTEQGKKILSYIIVSKKEMQKIIWPKYKETLYTTFIVISVTILISLILWSVDSIIFRLIAFIISLRF, encoded by the coding sequence ATGAATAAAAATAACCAAAATCGCAATAAGTCTAAAGTTTTAGAAAAAATAAAATGGTTGTCTATATCAATATTTTTTATTATATCTTTTTTCATTAATTACTATTTTTATAAAACACAATTATTTATTCGAATGTTTATGATATCTTTTTTCATTTTATGTGCAATAACTACTTTTATATATACAGAACAGGGAAAAAAAATATTATCATACATAATTGTGTCAAAAAAAGAGATGCAAAAAATAATATGGCCTAAATATAAAGAGACTTTGTATACTACATTCATTGTGATTAGTGTAACAATTCTTATATCTCTTATTTTGTGGAGTGTAGATAGCATAATATTCCGTTTAATAGCATTTATTATTAGTTTAAGGTTCTAA
- the secB gene encoding protein-export chaperone SecB encodes MLEEKKKQESFEIQRIYIKDASFEAPHTPNIFHINWAPMIKFNLNTSAKKIEKNIFEVILKIRVAVKIKEDLVFLCDVDQAGIFFISNLNEEKLKHCLYSYCPNILFPYARSCISNLISYGSFPQINLAPINFDALYHDHIKSEKKHTQNNEL; translated from the coding sequence ATGTTAGAAGAAAAAAAAAAACAAGAATCTTTTGAAATACAACGTATTTATATAAAAGATGCTTCTTTTGAAGCACCGCATACACCAAATATTTTTCATATTAATTGGGCACCTATGATTAAATTTAATCTAAATACCAGTGCTAAAAAAATAGAAAAAAATATTTTTGAAGTTATTTTAAAAATTAGAGTTGCAGTAAAAATTAAAGAGGATTTAGTTTTTTTATGCGATGTTGATCAAGCCGGAATTTTTTTTATTTCAAATTTAAATGAAGAAAAATTAAAACATTGTTTATATTCTTATTGTCCTAATATTCTATTTCCTTATGCTCGATCATGCATATCTAATTTGATATCTTATGGTAGTTTTCCGCAGATAAATCTTGCACCTATTAACTTTGATGCTCTTTATCATGATCATATTAAATCAGAAAAAAAGCATACACAAAACAATGAATTATAA
- the murB gene encoding UDP-N-acetylmuramate dehydrogenase — protein sequence MYKKKYFSNQSLKDLNTFRIDVTAKKIIFVKTIQSLINISKTCQSSKIPYIILGEGSNILFLENYAGVVIINRIKGIKIIEKKDSWLLYVFSGEKWHDLVKLTLNLGILGLENLALVPGCIGSAAIQNIGAYGLEFKDICQYVDVLSLKNNTYTRIKKKFCKFSYRNSIFKKKYNHEYAIVGVGIKLSKLWHPIIFSSLENYISPKNITAYKIFNTICTIRKKKIPNPKNIGNAGSFFKNPVITKKKAQQLIRLYKIPNYPQKNGLIKISGGWLIEHCSLKNIQIGDATIHKQQMLVLINKKSATAQEILKLAKIIHRSILKKFNISLKPEIDFIGQLGKIEPSKIFKIKNY from the coding sequence ATGTATAAAAAAAAATATTTTTCTAATCAATCATTAAAAGATTTAAACACATTTAGAATAGATGTAACAGCAAAAAAAATTATTTTTGTAAAAACAATTCAATCACTAATTAATATATCAAAAACTTGTCAGTCATCTAAAATTCCTTACATAATTTTAGGAGAAGGAAGTAATATATTGTTTTTAGAAAATTATGCAGGAGTAGTAATCATTAATCGAATTAAAGGAATAAAAATAATAGAAAAAAAAGATTCTTGGTTATTGTATGTTTTTTCAGGAGAAAAATGGCATGATTTAGTAAAATTAACTTTGAATTTAGGTATTTTAGGATTAGAGAATTTAGCTTTAGTTCCAGGATGTATAGGCTCTGCCGCCATTCAAAATATTGGTGCATATGGTTTAGAATTTAAAGATATATGTCAATATGTTGACGTATTATCTTTAAAAAATAATACATACACAAGAATTAAAAAAAAATTTTGTAAATTTTCTTATAGAAACAGTATTTTCAAAAAAAAATATAATCATGAATATGCTATTGTTGGAGTGGGTATAAAACTATCCAAATTATGGCATCCAATCATCTTTTCTTCATTAGAAAATTATATTAGTCCAAAAAATATAACTGCATATAAAATATTTAATACAATATGTACAATACGTAAAAAAAAAATACCAAATCCTAAAAATATTGGAAATGCCGGTAGTTTTTTTAAAAACCCCGTCATTACAAAAAAAAAGGCACAACAACTAATAAGATTATATAAAATACCTAATTATCCTCAAAAAAACGGTTTAATAAAAATTTCTGGTGGCTGGTTGATTGAACATTGCTCGTTGAAAAATATTCAAATTGGTGATGCAACTATTCATAAGCAACAAATGCTTGTATTAATTAACAAAAAAAGCGCTACTGCTCAAGAAATTTTAAAACTAGCAAAAATAATACATAGATCTATTTTAAAAAAATTTAATATATCATTAAAACCAGAAATAGACTTTATTGGACAACTAGGAAAAATTGAACCATCAAAAATTTTTAAAATAAAAAACTATTAA
- a CDS encoding rhodanese-like domain-containing protein: MQDVVFFFNEHIILCSIWFFSFIAVIFFMTKNIFLKSKIINNFQAIELINRDKAIIIDTRSKESFKTGHIMNSINIPLKNIFLGDIEEVQIYKISPIILILNDTYSENKCIQEFLKHGFKYVYILKNGIYYWDTEHLPLVVKNK; encoded by the coding sequence ATGCAAGATGTAGTATTTTTTTTTAATGAACACATTATACTTTGTAGTATATGGTTTTTTTCTTTTATTGCCGTCATTTTTTTTATGACTAAAAATATTTTTTTAAAATCTAAAATAATTAATAATTTTCAGGCAATCGAGTTAATAAATCGAGACAAAGCAATTATAATTGATACTCGTTCTAAAGAATCTTTTAAAACAGGTCATATTATGAATTCTATTAATATTCCATTGAAAAATATTTTCTTAGGCGATATCGAAGAAGTGCAAATATATAAAATATCTCCTATTATTCTCATATTAAATGATACATATAGCGAAAATAAATGTATTCAAGAATTTTTGAAACATGGATTTAAATATGTTTATATTCTAAAAAATGGTATATATTATTGGGATACAGAACATCTCCCACTCGTTGTAAAAAATAAATAA